The proteins below come from a single Chryseobacterium capnotolerans genomic window:
- the ruvC gene encoding crossover junction endodeoxyribonuclease RuvC has translation MIAEKIILGIDPGTTVMGFGLISVKKDKMEMIALHELILKKYPNHETKLKYIFEKTLALIDEYHPDEVALEAPFFGKNVQSMLKLGRAQGVAMAASLYRNIPITEYSPKKIKMAITGNGNASKEQVAGMLQNLFKLKEFPTKYLDASDGLAVAVCHHFNSGTITDTKSYSGWDSFLKQNPDRLK, from the coding sequence ATGATTGCAGAGAAGATAATTTTAGGTATTGATCCCGGAACAACCGTGATGGGATTTGGTCTTATTTCCGTTAAAAAAGATAAAATGGAGATGATTGCCCTTCATGAATTGATTCTAAAAAAATACCCCAACCATGAGACCAAGCTAAAATATATTTTTGAAAAGACATTAGCATTAATTGACGAGTATCACCCTGACGAAGTAGCACTTGAAGCCCCATTCTTTGGGAAAAACGTACAGAGTATGCTTAAGTTGGGAAGAGCTCAAGGGGTTGCTATGGCAGCCAGCCTATACAGAAATATTCCCATCACTGAATATTCTCCTAAAAAAATTAAAATGGCCATTACCGGAAATGGGAATGCCAGCAAAGAGCAGGTAGCAGGAATGCTTCAGAATCTTTTTAAGCTGAAGGAATTTCCAACAAAATATTTAGATGCTTCCGATGGTCTTGCCGTTGCCGTATGTCATCATTTTAATTCCGGAACGATTACAGATACCAAGTCTTATTCCGGATGGGATAGTTTTTTGAAGCAGAATCCGGATAGGTTGAAGTAA